TTCCATCTTGTAAGCCCACCAGTCGGCAAAAGTAGCTCCTGCAATACTTCTAGACGCCATCCTATCAGCCATTTTATAGCCTTCTAAGATATGGGTGAAGGTATTGATCTTGAACCCTAAACTGTCGGCCACGTGCATGAGCATATTGATCTCCGATTGTACGTACGAATGGCAGGTAATAAAACGCTTATTATCTAAAATTTCTACCAGGGCATCCAACTTCAGGTCCCGACGGGTATGACTATTTTTATCTGCTAGTTTTGTCTTATATTCTTTGGCACGGGTAAAGGCGTCTACATACACCTGCTCTACACCCATTCGTGTTTGTGGAAAACGAACACGCGCTACGTCGCCCCAATTGCTCTGTTTGACGTTCTCGCCCAGGGCGAACTTAATGAAACCGTCGTTACCGCCAAACTTAAGTTCTTCAGGCGATTTCCCCCATCGCAGCTTAATCAATTGCGATTGTCCTCCTATCGAGTTTGCCGAACCGTGGAGAATATGTGAAGCGGTAACTCCTCCTGCCAACTGGCGGTAAATGTTCACATCCTCAGAGTTAATGATATCAGCTATTCTGACTTCAGAGGTAACAGACTGTGTTCCTTCATTAATACCTCTTGAAATTGCGATATGAGAATGTTCATCAATGATGCCAGCAGTAATATGCTTACCTGTAGCATCGATGACCGTCGCGCCTCCCGCAGCTAAATTTTTACCGATTTGCCGAATCTTGCCATCTACTAACAACAGGTCTGTTTCTTCCAAAACACCCTCATCCTCATTGGTCCATACCGTTGCATTTCTCAGGAGAACACTTTCCTGTTTTAACGGCTCCTCATGTCCAAAAGCAACAAAAGGGTAGAGTACTTTCCCCAATTCCAAAGAACCATCTTCTGGCTTTTTAGCTGAGCTATCGCGGTACGGTTGACTATAAGATGCTTGCCATGCGACCACATTTCCATCCGGTTTTATCAGATCACCGCTAAACTGCAGGGGCTCTTCTTCACTGATATATCCGCTGATGCGGAAACTTCCCTTGGTTCCTTTGGGGTTGAAACTGAAGGTCAGTAGATCTCCATCGCGAATCACGTTAACTTTCGTTTTGGTCGTGTCACCTACTTTAATGATATGCGCTTCATATTTTGCTGGCTTTCCTCCCACATGTAAAGTGGTACTGCCAAAACCATCGATGGTAGATGTATACGCTCCTCGAATATCTTTAAAATCGAGCGTATTGGCGATATACTTTTTCCCTTGTATCCAGTTTTCATAAATAACATTTCCTTCTTTAAATAACGAATCGGAAGTAATGATAAAGTTTGCCAGCTTTCCTTTTTCCAAACTTCCCAACCGTTCCGTCAACCCCAAAAATGAGGCAGGAGTTTCAGTCAGCGCACGTAAAGCTTGCTCTTCACTCAAACCATACTTAATGGCCTTACGTAAGTTTGGCCAAAAGTCACGAACATTCTCCAATCCATCGGCCGTCAACGCAAATGGAACACCTGCCTTTTCCAGATACGATGGATTGGCCGGCGCCAATTCCCAATGTTTTAACTGCGCAAGCGACAATTGATCCGCAGCAGCGGGATCTTCCACATCATAAGCCTTTGGAAAATTTAAGGGAACAATAAGGTTTGATCCCGTGGCTTTCACGTCCTGAATACGTTGGTATTCATTGCCACTTGTCTTTATAATATATTTTTTTTCAAATTCTTTCGCCACCTTATCCGCACGCAGAATGTCTAACACATCACTTACTTCAAAAAACTGCGGCAGGGATTGCAAACGATCAAAAGCATCTAATGAGATATTATATTCTTTATGCTGATTTTTGTACCAGTCACTATCGTAATAAGTCTGTCTCAATAAGGCTATGCTACCCATTAACGATGATGGGTAAGATGTTTTCGCGGTTCCTTTATCAAAAGAATAGTGTGCACCAACTTCCGGTTTTATGATAATTTCATTCTCTTTATCTTCTGCCAATGTGGTAAACAAAGCGCTCCCCCTGGCAATACCATCTTTTAACACCGCCTGTACAGCTCCGAAACCGATCTTCTTGAGTTCTCCTGCACTTTTGGTATCTACAGAAAATAGATCAACTGCCCTTATTTCGGGCCGTATAGCTTCATTCCAGGCATATGCTCCCTTTTTCGTCGAAGTAAGCACTGGCGCACTTCTGCCAAAAGCAGGCTGCTCCGATTTAGTTTCAGGCAATCCATAAGTTGAGAAAAGATCGATTAAAGATGGATAGATATATTTACCTTCCAAATTAACGGTAATATATCCCTTGGGAACCTTCACCCCACTCCCAACAGCTTCAATGGTTTGCCCATTTACAAGCATGGTTCCATTTTCTACCGTTTCACCGGCTTTCGTCACAATGGTAGCATTAATAAACGCATATTTCCTCGGCCGCTCATCATAAGAACCATTAACCGGATAGGTTTCTTGGGCAAATAATGCGGATACATAAAGAAACAAACAATAAAAAAGTAGTATTTTTCGCATATTAAATTGATTATTTAGTACTAAAATAAAGCTTTGAAAAGAAATTTATTATAATATTACAAGATTAATAAGAATGTTACCTTCAGGCAATAAAAAAACGTTTTATTGCTCCCAAAAATAAGCTAAACATAACTACATGAAACACCCATTTATTAAAGGCGTACATCATATTGCCATTATCTGCTCAGATTATATAAAATCCAAGCATTTCTACACACAAATTCTGGGTTTCAATATCTTAAAAGAGACTTATCGTGCAGAAAGAAAATCCTACAAGCTTGATTTGTCGCTTAACGACCAATATACCATTGAGCTCTTTTCCTTTCCTGCTCCACCGAGACGTACCAGTAGACCCGAAGCTTGCGGCTTGCGACATTTGGCTTTCAGCGTTGACAATCTCGAGCAGGCTGTTGATGCATTAAACAGTCAAGATATCTCTTGCGAACCCGTACGTACAGACGAAATCACCGGCAAACGTTTTACCTTTTTTGAAGACCCTGACGGGCTACCGATGGAATTTTATGAGGCATGAATGTATAATGGACAGTACCTGATCTAATACTTAAAGCATTGTTTGCAATAATTTGACAAAAATCGCATCAGTGATCAAACACATTAAAAGAAGTGTTTGTTATAAATCTATTGACATTCAATACCCCTTACTTTTGTAACACAGTACACATGAGCTACATCTTGTCTCTTCATTAAATAGTATCATCATGGCATCCTTAGTACAGCAAATCAAGAATGACATCAAAAATTGGTGGTTGTTCACACTTATTGGCATTTTGCTCTTGATAGCAGGTTTTTATACGATCTCAAACCCATTAACGAGTTATTTAGGGTTAGCTATTTTTTTCGGCGTATTAATCTTTGTTAATGGTATTATGGAGCTTTCATTTGCCATTGGAAACAGGAAACATCTACATCGCTGGGGGTGGACGCTGGCGGCAGGTATGCTAGATGTCATACTTGGCTTTGTTCTACTCCTATATCCGGGATTGTCGATGAGCGTTCTCCCTTTTATTGTAGGGTTCTATATCTTATTATTGGGAGCTTCATTAAGCAGTTATGCGTTCCAATTGAACAGTTTATCAATTAAAGGATGGGGGTGGGTACTCGCTGGAGGCATATTAACGGTAATCTTTGGTCTGAGCATGATTTTCAACCCTATTATTGGCATCGCCACTATCGTGGGGTGGACAGCATTTGCTTTCATCATCGCCGGAATTGTTAATATTATCTTTTCCATTCAGCTCAAAAAGGTGAAAGATCATACGACACCTTAGGTATCCATATATTACTTCTAACTCTCGTATAATTTCAATCGGTTCTTCAGCTGATCAATTTCTTGTTGCATCACCCGCAGTTTCTGCACTAAATGCTTCATCGCATCAATTCCTTCGATATTGACATGCAGGTCGTAATACCAACGTCTAAACTGTTCCAAATCATCCAATTGTTCTTCACTAATGTAATATTCTTTCTCGACGACAGCCAACTCAATCAAACCTTCTTCGTGTAGCGATTGAATAAATGTCTGTTCCACCTTACAATGTGTACAGTATTCGCTGATTAAAATCAATGTTGTTTCCATCCTGGTTTATTTTTTTGCCTGCTGATTCATTTCCGCCAATTGTTCAAACAATTGCTTTTCTTCCTTTTCCAACGTCGTTGGGATTTCTACCTGATAAGTAACCATCAAATCGCCGTATTGTCCCTCTTTTTTATATATGGGAAAACCTTTTCCCTTCAATCTCACTTTTGTACCATTCTGCGTTCCGGGCTTAACCTGTAGTTTAACCTTACCGGTAAGGGTGTCCACCAGCACTTCACCTCCCAACACAGCAGTATACAGATCGATTGTTTTTGTTAAGTATAAATCATCTTTTAAGCGTTTAAACAAAGGATCGTCGCTAATCACGAAAGTTATATACAAATCACCTGCCGGCCCATTGTTCATGCCTTGACCGCCTTGCCCTTTTAAACGTATTTCCTGCCCATGCTGAACACCAGCCGGGATCGTAATCCGAAGATTTTTACCATTTACCTGTAGCGTACGTTTGTGAGTTTCCGCCGCTTCACGCAGCGATAACTGAAGCTCCGCGCGATAATCCTGCCCCTTAAAACGTGCCTGTTTAGCATGACCTTGTCCAGTTCCACCAAACATAGAAGCGAAAAAATCGG
This Olivibacter sp. SDN3 DNA region includes the following protein-coding sequences:
- a CDS encoding chaperone modulator CbpM; the protein is METTLILISEYCTHCKVEQTFIQSLHEEGLIELAVVEKEYYISEEQLDDLEQFRRWYYDLHVNIEGIDAMKHLVQKLRVMQQEIDQLKNRLKLYES
- a CDS encoding DnaJ C-terminal domain-containing protein, whose protein sequence is MEFIDYYQILGINKNASKEEVRKAYRKLARKYHPDLNPDDKEAQRKFQQINEANEVLSDPEKRKKYDQYGKDWQHADAYEQARQSQGGQGQYTGGSYGGQNGPFGAGGFSGSGGDFSAEDFSDFFASMFGGTGQGHAKQARFKGQDYRAELQLSLREAAETHKRTLQVNGKNLRITIPAGVQHGQEIRLKGQGGQGMNNGPAGDLYITFVISDDPLFKRLKDDLYLTKTIDLYTAVLGGEVLVDTLTGKVKLQVKPGTQNGTKVRLKGKGFPIYKKEGQYGDLMVTYQVEIPTTLEKEEKQLFEQLAEMNQQAKK
- a CDS encoding VOC family protein; protein product: MKHPFIKGVHHIAIICSDYIKSKHFYTQILGFNILKETYRAERKSYKLDLSLNDQYTIELFSFPAPPRRTSRPEACGLRHLAFSVDNLEQAVDALNSQDISCEPVRTDEITGKRFTFFEDPDGLPMEFYEA
- a CDS encoding HdeD family acid-resistance protein, which gives rise to MASLVQQIKNDIKNWWLFTLIGILLLIAGFYTISNPLTSYLGLAIFFGVLIFVNGIMELSFAIGNRKHLHRWGWTLAAGMLDVILGFVLLLYPGLSMSVLPFIVGFYILLLGASLSSYAFQLNSLSIKGWGWVLAGGILTVIFGLSMIFNPIIGIATIVGWTAFAFIIAGIVNIIFSIQLKKVKDHTTP
- a CDS encoding amidohydrolase family protein, translating into MRKILLFYCLFLYVSALFAQETYPVNGSYDERPRKYAFINATIVTKAGETVENGTMLVNGQTIEAVGSGVKVPKGYITVNLEGKYIYPSLIDLFSTYGLPETKSEQPAFGRSAPVLTSTKKGAYAWNEAIRPEIRAVDLFSVDTKSAGELKKIGFGAVQAVLKDGIARGSALFTTLAEDKENEIIIKPEVGAHYSFDKGTAKTSYPSSLMGSIALLRQTYYDSDWYKNQHKEYNISLDAFDRLQSLPQFFEVSDVLDILRADKVAKEFEKKYIIKTSGNEYQRIQDVKATGSNLIVPLNFPKAYDVEDPAAADQLSLAQLKHWELAPANPSYLEKAGVPFALTADGLENVRDFWPNLRKAIKYGLSEEQALRALTETPASFLGLTERLGSLEKGKLANFIITSDSLFKEGNVIYENWIQGKKYIANTLDFKDIRGAYTSTIDGFGSTTLHVGGKPAKYEAHIIKVGDTTKTKVNVIRDGDLLTFSFNPKGTKGSFRISGYISEEEPLQFSGDLIKPDGNVVAWQASYSQPYRDSSAKKPEDGSLELGKVLYPFVAFGHEEPLKQESVLLRNATVWTNEDEGVLEETDLLLVDGKIRQIGKNLAAGGATVIDATGKHITAGIIDEHSHIAISRGINEGTQSVTSEVRIADIINSEDVNIYRQLAGGVTASHILHGSANSIGGQSQLIKLRWGKSPEELKFGGNDGFIKFALGENVKQSNWGDVARVRFPQTRMGVEQVYVDAFTRAKEYKTKLADKNSHTRRDLKLDALVEILDNKRFITCHSYVQSEINMLMHVADSLGFKINTFTHILEGYKMADRMASRSIAGATFADWWAYKMEVQEAIPYNAYLMEKQGVVTAINSDDAEMARRLNQEAAKIVKYGGLSEEDAWKMVTLNPAKMLHIDDRVGSLKAGKDADVVVWSDNPLSIYARAEKTFVDGVKYWDSEADEMIREDQKKEKARIIAKLLDEKGKGATTQKANASPTFIYHCETLEEDAVDMDTMHSHN